The genomic segment AGCCACGGGACCGCTACGCCACCGCGCGCGAACTGGCCGACGACCTGGACCGCTTCCTGGCCGGGCGCCCCGTTCTGGCCCGGCGCCCCTCGGTTTGGGACCGGTCCAAGCGGTGGGCCGGGCGGCACCCGGCCACGGTGGCAACGGGTCTCGTTTCGCTCGTGGTGGTGGTGATCGCGTCGAGCGTGGCGACCGTCCTCGTCGCGGGCGAGCAGGCCGAAACGCGGCGCACCTTCAGCGCCCTCCAGACGGCGCGCCAGGAGGCCGACAAGCACGCGCGGGCCGAGGAGCAGGCGCGGACAGAAGCCGACGCCGCGGCCCGGGCCGAGCACGAGCGCGCGAACGAGGCGAACCGGCGGTTCCTCCACGCGAAAGAACTGGGCGACCTCGTTCTGCGGATCAGCGAGGAGGAAATGGGCACGGCGGGACCGCTCCAGGGGCCGCGCCGGCGGCTCCTCCTCGCGGCCCTGGAGAACTCGCGTCAGCTCCTCGCGGGCGGGCACACCGACCCCAAGGTCCGCGCGGACCTGACACGGGTTGTGGCCCGCGTCGAGAGCCTGCTCGCGGATCAGGATCTGAGGTGGGAGGCGCATTCGGCCTTTCTGATGAAAGACCCGCAGGTCCGCGCCGAGCTGAAGCTCACCCCCGACCAGGTGCGGCAGGTCGATCAGGCGTTTCCGGCCCCGCCCGAGAAAGGGCCGGGGAAGGGGCCGCCCGATAAGGGATCGGGAAAACCACCGCCCGATCGGGGGCCGCCACGGTTCTTCGATCCCAACATGGATGTAAAAATCGAACTGATCCGTTCACTGACCGCACAGCAGCGCGTCCGGCTGCACCAGATCTCGCTCCAGATTCGCCTGCCGTGGGTGTTCAACGACCCGGAGGTCCTCGAGCCGCTCAAGCTCTACCCGCTCCGCCAGCAGATCCGGCAGATCCTGGCCGATGAGCCCTGGAAGAAGCAGCCCCCCGGCGGGGACAAGGACGCGCGAGCGCGGGTGGTCGAACGGATCGTGGAGCTGTTCACTCCCGAGCAAAAGGCCGCTTGGGAGGAATTCATCGGCAAACCGTTCAACCCCAACCACTGACGTCGCATCGGATTGAGCGAGCGAAACACGCTCGACCGAAAAGAACGGCCCGGACTCAACGGGAGCAGGTCTGCGGGCCACGGGTGTGTGCGATATCCAACCCGGTCCGAGTCAACGTCACGAGTCTGATCGGCTATGGGAATTGGAGATGAGCGTTTGCAATCTTCGATGTGAGATCATCTGTGCGGTTGAGCCGCAGAGAACGGTTTGCCGTTCTCTGCGGTTTTGATCACGGGGCGCCTCGCGGCCGTCGGACGGCTCTGTTCCACGGATCACTTCTGCGTCCGGATGGAGGTGAGATCCCAGACAATCACGGTCGTGTCGGACGAGCCGGAGACGAGCAGTTTGCCATCGGGCGAAAAGGCGAGCGCGCTGATCGCCCCTTTGTGTCCGGTAAAGGTGTGCAAGAGCTGGACTGTGGGCCAACTGTATAAGCGAACGGCGTACCCGTCGCCTTCACCTGCCGGCGCGCCCACGGCGAACACCTTACCGTCCGGGCTGAACGTCGGGCAGGTGAACCGTTTGCCCCCCTGGTTGGTCTGGTCGATCGTGTCCCCGCGCCGGCCCCGTTCGTAGTTCGCCGTCCACAACTTCCCGTCTTCGGTCGCGAATACGGCCCCCGTATTGTCCGCCGCAACGGCGATCTGGACCCGATCCTGGCTCCAACCGAGCGAGTGCGCCCCCCTGAGCCCGCCCATCGCCTCCACGCACAACTCGCCCAACTTCTTGCCACTCATTACGTCCCATCCGGCCACGAACAGCAGAGCCTTCTCCCGCGGCTCGGGCCTGTTCGGCCCGTCTTCGCGCGGTTGCACCGCGGTCACGAGCCGGCTGTTGTCGGGGCTGAACGCGACCGCCGCCGTGTCAATAGAGTTGAACTGGACGGGCGGCGGGAGTTCCCATCGGTTCCTCCGGCGGCGCGTTTCGAGATCCCAGAGCTCGCAGCAGAGCGAAGTGGACGTGCGGTCCGGCGAGCGCCCGAAACCAGCGGCCAACTGGTAGTCGGCCGATGGGGATACGTACCAGACGGGCACTGTGAAGAGTTCCTCTTCGGCCTTCACGTCGTAGAGCAAACCGTAATGCATCGCGCGGGCTCCGCCCGGCGCCAGGTGCGTCAACTGAAAGTACGGCTCGCGTAAGCGGACCGCTGTCGCACCGAGTCGTCGGCCGGTGGCGGCGTCCCAGCGCAGTACGCGGGAGTCAGTACCGAGTGTGACCAGTTCCTTTCCGCCTTCGGCGAACTGCACGCCGTTGACGGTCATCGAGTGACCGGCAAGTGAAGTGAACAACTTGCCGTTCGGCGCGGTCCAGATCCTCGTGTGATTCCCGAGCGAGTCCCATGCGACCACCCGCTCGTTGTCTGCGAACGCCAGACCGCGTGGGTGTCCCGCGCTCCGCTCGGTGCTGACCTTTTCGGCCGCGGGGAATGGCGTCGTCGGGAGCCGTTTGCCGTCGGGCAGCGCCCACCGGTCGATGGTCCCGCCCTTGCCCACGGCCGCGAGTGTTTTGCCGTCCGGCGAGAACGCGAGCAGCGCGCCCTGGAACGGTCGAGCGAGGATCGGGTCTTTCGGTTTGCCGGTGGCCACGTCCCAGAGCCGGATCAGCCCCGCGGGGGACTGGCCGGTGGCGGTGGCGAGGGTCTTGCCATCAGGAGAGAAGGCGACCACCCGCCCGCCGGCGTACTCGTCGAAGACATCAGGCAGCGTGGCGATCAGCTTTCCGGTGCCGACGTTCCACAGTTGCACGGCAGTATCAGGTCGCGGGTCTTTGGTGGCCGCGCCCGCGGCGAACGAATTTGAACAGTGGGTGGCAAGGGTTTTGCCATCTGGTGATAGGACCGTCGGGTGAGGGATGTTGTGGAGCAGGGGAACGCGAGCCAGTTCCTGATCCTTTTCCACGTCCCACACGACGGCATCGTACCTGACATTCTGGACTGCGGCCCGATCACGGGCACAGAACGAGATAACCCTGCCGTCAGCGGACAGGGACGTTGCGGAGTACGGCGCGTTCTCGATCACATCCGCCGGCTTCACGCTCAGGATCGGCCGGCCAGTCGCGATCTCGAACACGAGGCATTCGTAGTTCTGCCCGGTCACGGCCCTTTTGCCGTCGGCCGAAACGGCGAGGATCGCTCCGTCCCACGGGCTCGCCTGACGGCCGTTCGCCTCGAACCCGGGCACGACGGTCGTCTTCCCGGTTCGCGCGTCCCGGAGCTGTGGCCCGTTCACCAGAAAGGTCGTGCAATCGGGGGCGAGCAGCCGCCCGTTGAACGGGAGACTGGCCGTGCCGAGCCGGTACTTCGCTCCTTTGGGTAGCGGTTCGGCTGTGTCCTTGGCTGCGGCGTGTGCCCCCGCTGCGACGAACAATAAGGCGAGCGCGAATCCCTTGTGGCGGTCCTTCACAGCAGTACCTCTGAGGTCGGGTGCGGGCTGTGCCCGGGTTGCCGGGTCGCGTCAGTCCGAGACCGAGCGTTGAGCCGATCGAGATCGAATGCCGTCTGAAAACCGTCGATGATTATAGACTCTCCGGTGGCAGTACTGCTCGTTTTCTTCCGTTTCAATCGTTGGCCGATCCGCATCGGCTCGCCTCTCGAACGCGACGGCGGCGCGCGGCCATCTCCTGGGGTATCTCAGCTCCATTTCCCTGGTCAAGGCGGTGATTTCCCGAATCCGCCGCGACTGTGGTTGACCTGCGCCAACGGGCGTGTATATTTCCATTCGGTTATAAAACTTCGAGGTTATGCACCGATGACGACCGCCCGGCTCGACGCCACGTTCGCGGCGCTCGCCGATCCGACCCGGCGCGCGATCCTCGCCCGCCTCGCGCGGGGCGCGGCCACGGTCACGGAACTGGTCGCGCCCTTCAAGTTGAGCCAGCCGGCGATCTCCAAGCACCTGAAGGTGCTGGAAAAGGCCGGGCTGATCACACGCGGCCGGGACGCGCAGAAGCGCCCGTGCCGGATCGAGCCCGCGCCGCTCGCGGAGGCCAACGAGTGGCTGGAGAAGTACCGCGCGCTGTGGGAAGCAAATTTCGAGCGCCTCGATGACCTGCTGGACGAGCTGAAGGCCGAGAAGAGACCCAAAAAGCGCTAAACGGAGGAACCGATGAAGAGCACGCTGAAGGTCGTCGCGAGCGGCGACCGCGAGATCGTAATCACCCGCACGTTCAACGCCCCGCGCGAGTTGGTGTGGGACACGCTGTCCCGGCCCGAGCTGCTCAAGCGGTGGCTGTTCGGACCGGCGGGCTGGGCGATGACCGTCTGTGAGGAAGATCGGCGGGTCGGCGGGACGTTCCGGTGGGCGTGGGTCGGTCCGGGGGGCGCGGCGATGACGATGACCGGCGCGTACCGCGAGATCGTTCCGCCCGAGAGGTGCGTCCGCACCGAGACGTTCGAGACCGGCTGCTTCCCCCAGATGGGGGAGCAGATCTCGACGCTCGTCCTCGGTGAGCGGGGCGAGCAAACGCTCCTGACCCTCACGGTTCTGTACCCGTCGAAGGAGGCCCGCGACGGGGCGCTCGCGTCCGGCATGGAGCACGGCATGGCAGCCGGGTACGACCGGTTGGACGAAATCCTCGCCGGGGCCGCGGGCTGACAAGGGAGCGGAGCAGCCGGCCCGCGAATCAGCGCGGCTTGTTCGGGCCGCCGCGGGGGCCGTTCAGGAACGAGTTGACCCGCTGCTTCAGCTTGCGGTGGGCGGCGGTGCTGCCCTTGGCCAGTTCGAGGGCGTCGCGGACGTTCAGCCCCGGGTCGGGGAAGGGCAGCTTCGCCAGCGCGTCGTCGAGTTCGCCGGCGAGCGCGTAGCGGGCCTCGTCGCTGGTGGTCGTCACCTTGATGTCCAGCGTGCGGAGCGCTTCGAGATCGCGGTAGAAGCCGCGGACGTCGAGCTTGAGGCGGCGGAGGAGGAACCCGCGGGTCTGCGGGCCGGGGCCGAGGAGCGTGAGCAGGCGGTACAGCCGTGCCGCCCGGAGCGAGGTGAGCGAGACCGCGGCGGCGTCCACCTTTTTCCTCCCCATCGTCGCCTCCGGCCGCCGTTGCGGGACGGGCCGGGCGTTCGGGCCGGCCACCCGCGAGCGTCGGCGGATGATCCGCGGCGCCCGTCCCCTGGGCGACCGCACCGCAGACCGGGGTGCCGTCACACGGCCGATCTGATGGGCATGATCGTAGGGGCCGCCGGCCCCGAAAGCAAGCGCCCGCCGGCCAGAATGGCCACCAGGAGGTGGCGGCGGGCGCGACCGGGCCGGTTCGAGTGACACCGCGGTGTCACTCGAACCGGCGGCCCACGATCACCGCGTGCGCGCCGTCGGCGCGTGTGAGGAACACCGTGCGGTGGTGCGGCCCGTCGAGCTTCAGCTTGCGCACCAGGTCGTCGGCGTCCGCCGGGGACCCGCGCTTGATGACCGTCACCCGGCCGACCTGCCGCTGGCGCAGGTACTCGCGCAGCAGCTTCGCGTGGAACGGGGCCGCGTGGTCCACCGCGAACGCGGTCGCGAACGGCGTGTGCGCGTGCCGGTCGGCGGTCAGCAGGTGGACCGTCGCATCGATTGGTCCGGCGCCGAGCCGGTCCGCCAGGTCGTGAACGAGTCCCGCCCGCGCCACGGCCGGATCGGGATCGTACAGCACCGCGCCGACGGGGGCGATCGGACCCAAATCTTGAGGGCGATCGGCGAACAGCGTCTCGCCCGCCGGGAGGACCGTCGCCCGGCGCGCGGCCGTGCGGGCCGCGCCGAACCAGAGGACGCACTCCTTCAGTTCGCCGTTCAGCGACACGAACTCGGCTTCGGCGTCGATCGCGCGGAGGTCCGCTTGCGCCACGCCGGGTGCGATCTTCACCGCCAGGGGGAAGTCCGGCCCCCACCGCGCGCACGGCCGACAGCGGCGCGCGTAGTCCTCGGGGGCCAGGTACCGGCGCCCGGCGGGCGCGGCGGTCCGGGTCCGCGAACGCGGCCCGCGCGTCCGGCAACCCGAGCGTGAGCGCGTCGCCGATGTGGGTGCGCACGCGGTCCGTCTGCCCGAGCGCCGCCGCGTTCGCTTGCGTCATGGCGGCGCGGAGCGGGTCGCTGTCCACGGCGTCCACGGTCAGCCCGACCGCCGCCAGCGCGAGGGCGTCGCCACCGATGCCGCAACACAGGTCGGCGACGTGCCCGTACCCAGCGAATCGCGCGGCCCGGTGGCGCGCGACGGGCTCGCTCGTCGCCTGTTCGAGCGCTTCGCGTGTGAAATACATCCGGTCCGCCGCGGCGAACTTGGCGCGCGCCTTGATGCGGAGCAGGGCGGTTTCGAGTGCCGCTTTGGCCAGGGGGGCGGCGCAGACCTTGCGCAGCGCTTCAAAACAGGTCAGGAAGGTCGCATCCGTCGGGGCGAGTGCGGCGGCGGCGGCCAGGGCCGATTGCCCCGGTGCGGTGAGCAGGGCGTGGAAGTCGGAAAGCTCCATTCAACCAGTGTAGCTACGGTGGGGGGAGCCCTCGACGTTCGAGCCCCAACTGCTAATATTAGAGTTTACGATTATCGGGAATCTGTTACGGAGCCGACCGTGGGCAATCCTGCAAGCGAAAAGCGAAAGAAGACCGAAAAGCGCCGCAAGCGGTACGAAGACCGACTCGGGCCGGGCGTGTACCTGCCGAAGGAACAACGCCTGCAACTGAACACCGAGTTGGAAAAGCTCGCTGTTGTGGAGAAGGAGCGGTTGGAGAAGGTGAAGAAGGAACGCGAGGAGCGGCGGGCCAAGAAAGCGGCCGACAAGAAGGCGAAGCCCGCCCCGGCCCCGGCCGCCGAAGCGAAGTAAAACGTTCACGACGAGCGGCCGGTTCAAGACCGGCCGCTCGCACGCCGGTGCGAGCGCCGAGCTTACATCTAGTTCGGTTCCGCGTCCAAATCCGGCGGGGCGAATTCGCTCCGCTTCCACTTCTCCACCGCCAGAGCCGCCATTGCCGCGTTGTCGGTACACAGGGCCAGTGGCGGGATGAGCAGTTCCGCCCCTTCCTTCACACACATCGCTTGTAACGCGGCACGGAGCGGCTTGTTCGCGCTCACGCCGCCGCCGACCGCGAGCCGGGTCAGCCCGGTCTTCCGGAGCGCCTGTTTGCACTTCATCGTCAGCACGTCCACCACCGCGGCCTGAAAGCTCGCGGCGAGGTCCGCCCGGCGCGGCCCCGGCGGGGGCGGGGTCGCGCGCTTCACGTCCTGTCCGTGGCACGCGTACAACACCGCCGTCTTCAGCCCGCTGAAGCTGAACTCGAGTCGGCCGTCGTCGATGAACGTGCGCGGGAAGGCGTGCGCCTTCGGGTTGCCGCCCGCGGCCTCGCGTTCCACCGCCGGGCCGCCGGGGAAGCCGAGGCCCAGAATCGCCGCGACCTTGTCGAACGCTTCGCCGGCGGCGTCGTCGCGGGTGCCGCCGAGCAGCTCGAGTGACAGTGCGGTGTCGCACCGGAACAGAGCCGTGTGCCCGCCGCTGACCACGAGCCCGACGCAGGGGAAGATGTCCCGCCCGGCCGCGAGCCGGCACGCGAAAATGTGGCTCGCGACGTGGTTCACCGCGACCAGCGGCACGCCCAGCCCGAGGGCCAGCGCCTTGGCGGCGCTCACGCCGACCAGCAGCGCCCCGACGAGTCCCGGGGTGTTGTGAACGGCGACGCAACCGATGTCCCGGAGCGGCACGTTCGCCCGCCCGAGGGCTTCGTCCACGACGGGAAGCAGGTTGCGGAGGTGGGCGCGGCTGGCGATCTCCGGCACCACGCCCCCGAACCGGGCGTGCAGGTCGGTCTGGGACGCGACCACGCTGGAGAGCACCGTCAGGTCGTCGGTGAACACGGCCGCGGCCGTTTCGTCGCAGCTCGTTTCGAGGGCAAGAAAGGTCGTCATGAACGGATTATCGTCTCGGTCGCGTCGTTCGCAAGGGCCGCCGGTGCAGCGGTCGGTGCGGCCCACCACTGGTCCGCGTGTGCGGCGCTCCAGTCCATACTACAGGTACACGCGGCCAGCGCCGCTTCCAGTTCGAGCACGCTCTGGAACCGCTCCTTCGGGTCCTTCGCGAGGCACCTCGCCACCACGGCGGCGAGATCGGCCGGGACCCCGGCCCGGAGCGCCGAGACGTCCGGCGCGGGCTGGGTGAGGTGCGCGGTGAGCAGCTTCCCCACGCTCGACCCCTCGAACGGCGGGCGCCCGGCGAGTGCGAAGAACGCCACCACCCCGAGGCTGTACACGTCCCCGCGCGGGTCCACCGGTTCGCCCGCGGCCTGCTCCGGGCACATGTAGCTCGGCGTGCCGAGGACGGTTCCGGCCCGCGTGATGCGGTCGCTGCTCTCGGTCGCGCTGTGGTCCTGAACGAGCCCGAAGTCGAGCAGCTTCGCCACGTCCCTCTGGCCGCCCAGCGCCACCAGCATCATGTTCCCCGGCTTCAGGTCGCGGTGGACCATGCCGGCGGCGTGGGCCTCGGCCAGCGCGCCACAAAACTGGCGGAGCAGGTACACGGCGCGGCCCGGCGTCAGCGGCCCGCGCTCCTTCACCAGCCGGTCGAGGGTGGGGCCGTCGAGGTACTCCATCACGTAGTAGAAGCTGCCGTCGTCGCTGCGCCCGTAATCGAAAATGCGCACGGTGTTGAAGTGCGTGAGCGAGGTGACCGCGCGGACCTCGCGCTCGAACCGGGCGGCGGTGGCGGGCTCGGCCGCCAGTTCGGCGCGGATGAACTTCACCGCACACGGCCGCTTGAGGAGCCGGTGTTCGGCCAGCCACACCTCGCCCATCCCGCCCTCCCCGAGCTTCTGTTTGAGCGTGTACGCGCCGAGCTGCTGGGCCTCGCGCTTGGCCTCGTACACCTGCTGCCGCAACTCGTACGCCCGCCCCGCGCAGAAGACCGCGACCACACAGGCCATGCACAGGGGGACGAGACTGATCGGAACGATCGCGGGCAGGGCCGGTCGGACCGCGGGGTTCGTGGCCGCCGCCAGTGTGGTCGCGGCGACCGGCGCCAGGCACAGCAAGCTGGCCCCGAACAGGCTCCGGCGCCGCGTGTTCGGAATGAACACGCCGTACAGGATGATCGAGAAGACGCCCGGAAAGGTCGTCATGAGGGCGTCGAACCGGTACAGGAGTTCGGAGTACCGCGGGTCCGGCGAGGGAGCCGCTCCCGACTCCATCACGATGAACCGGGCGACGCCCCCACCGAAACCGATGATCGCGAATTGGCTCACTTCAATGAGTCGGAGCGTTTTCAGCGGAGCTTCGGGGTAGCGGAGGAGGAACACCAGACCCGCCACGCTCTGTCCGAAGGCGATGAGCGGCAGTCCGGCCGCCCACCGCCCCAGCCCGGCCTCGACGGGCAGTGCCACGAGCCCGGTCAGGTCGCACAGGGCCATCGCCCCGGTCGCCAGTCCCAGCGCCAGGTGAGTCATGAAGAGGCGGCGCCGGAGGAGTAACCGGACCTCCTCCGCGAATCCGGCCGACCCGGACGAAGCGACCGGGGCCGGCGGCTGCGCGCCGGGCACGAGCGTTTCATCGGTCGCGCTCGGCTGCGGTCGCGCCACAGTCGCGTCGTGTGGCTCCGGCCGAGACGTGCGGATTACGGTCGGCTCATAGATTTCGGGCATGGCGGGACTCGGTTCGGGGGATACCAGAGTCTAGCACCGCATTGGGCAATGGTATCACCGGGACCGCGCCAGCCCGCCAGCGGCGCGGCGTAAGCGCGCCGGTGCTTGGCATGGGCAACCACCGTCGGGTCTTGCGCGCGGAGCCCCCGCTCGCCCGCGACCGACAACACGCCCGCCCGGATGGGAATCCGGCTGCTCCACCGGCGTACGCTGAGGAGCGAAGAGGACCGAAGCATTGGCGCGGCCCGGTTCGTTCCGGGTCATCCGACCTGGCCGGCGCGCACCGCCAGTTCCCAGCGTAGCGTTCTGGGGGTCGAGGCGGGTCCCCACGCCGCGGCGAAGTCGCCGGCGAATGGCTCCAACGGATCGGTCCCGTGCTTTTTCCGATACTGCTTCGTCGCCGACCACGTCCCGAGGTAGCCGAGAAATTGTTCGAGGGTGGTTTCCAGGCTCACCTCGAACCGTGGCGCGGGTACGCTCGGGAACGGGAACGGGATCGTGGTGTAACCGGCATCCACCCAGGCCCGCTCGGGCGTCCAGTACGGTCCGATGAAGTCCTCCCACCGGCGGAGGACCGGATCGACCGCGTCGTTCACGCTCGGCGTGTTGTAACAGCTCGCGGC from the Frigoriglobus tundricola genome contains:
- a CDS encoding serine/threonine-protein kinase encodes the protein MPEIYEPTVIRTSRPEPHDATVARPQPSATDETLVPGAQPPAPVASSGSAGFAEEVRLLLRRRLFMTHLALGLATGAMALCDLTGLVALPVEAGLGRWAAGLPLIAFGQSVAGLVFLLRYPEAPLKTLRLIEVSQFAIIGFGGGVARFIVMESGAAPSPDPRYSELLYRFDALMTTFPGVFSIILYGVFIPNTRRRSLFGASLLCLAPVAATTLAAATNPAVRPALPAIVPISLVPLCMACVVAVFCAGRAYELRQQVYEAKREAQQLGAYTLKQKLGEGGMGEVWLAEHRLLKRPCAVKFIRAELAAEPATAARFEREVRAVTSLTHFNTVRIFDYGRSDDGSFYYVMEYLDGPTLDRLVKERGPLTPGRAVYLLRQFCGALAEAHAAGMVHRDLKPGNMMLVALGGQRDVAKLLDFGLVQDHSATESSDRITRAGTVLGTPSYMCPEQAAGEPVDPRGDVYSLGVVAFFALAGRPPFEGSSVGKLLTAHLTQPAPDVSALRAGVPADLAAVVARCLAKDPKERFQSVLELEAALAACTCSMDWSAAHADQWWAAPTAAPAALANDATETIIRS
- a CDS encoding ArsR/SmtB family transcription factor, whose product is MTTARLDATFAALADPTRRAILARLARGAATVTELVAPFKLSQPAISKHLKVLEKAGLITRGRDAQKRPCRIEPAPLAEANEWLEKYRALWEANFERLDDLLDELKAEKRPKKR
- a CDS encoding THUMP-like domain-containing protein, with product MKIAPGVAQADLRAIDAEAEFVSLNGELKECVLWFGAARTAARRATVLPAGETLFADRPQDLGPIAPVGAVLYDPDPAVARAGLVHDLADRLGAGPIDATVHLLTADRHAHTPFATAFAVDHAAPFHAKLLREYLRQRQVGRVTVIKRGSPADADDLVRKLKLDGPHHRTVFLTRADGAHAVIVGRRFE
- a CDS encoding SRPBCC family protein, with the protein product MKSTLKVVASGDREIVITRTFNAPRELVWDTLSRPELLKRWLFGPAGWAMTVCEEDRRVGGTFRWAWVGPGGAAMTMTGAYREIVPPERCVRTETFETGCFPQMGEQISTLVLGERGEQTLLTLTVLYPSKEARDGALASGMEHGMAAGYDRLDEILAGAAG
- a CDS encoding WD40 repeat domain-containing protein, yielding MKDRHKGFALALLFVAAGAHAAAKDTAEPLPKGAKYRLGTASLPFNGRLLAPDCTTFLVNGPQLRDARTGKTTVVPGFEANGRQASPWDGAILAVSADGKRAVTGQNYECLVFEIATGRPILSVKPADVIENAPYSATSLSADGRVISFCARDRAAVQNVRYDAVVWDVEKDQELARVPLLHNIPHPTVLSPDGKTLATHCSNSFAAGAATKDPRPDTAVQLWNVGTGKLIATLPDVFDEYAGGRVVAFSPDGKTLATATGQSPAGLIRLWDVATGKPKDPILARPFQGALLAFSPDGKTLAAVGKGGTIDRWALPDGKRLPTTPFPAAEKVSTERSAGHPRGLAFADNERVVAWDSLGNHTRIWTAPNGKLFTSLAGHSMTVNGVQFAEGGKELVTLGTDSRVLRWDAATGRRLGATAVRLREPYFQLTHLAPGGARAMHYGLLYDVKAEEELFTVPVWYVSPSADYQLAAGFGRSPDRTSTSLCCELWDLETRRRRNRWELPPPVQFNSIDTAAVAFSPDNSRLVTAVQPREDGPNRPEPREKALLFVAGWDVMSGKKLGELCVEAMGGLRGAHSLGWSQDRVQIAVAADNTGAVFATEDGKLWTANYERGRRGDTIDQTNQGGKRFTCPTFSPDGKVFAVGAPAGEGDGYAVRLYSWPTVQLLHTFTGHKGAISALAFSPDGKLLVSGSSDTTVIVWDLTSIRTQK
- the tsaD gene encoding tRNA (adenosine(37)-N6)-threonylcarbamoyltransferase complex transferase subunit TsaD; amino-acid sequence: MTTFLALETSCDETAAAVFTDDLTVLSSVVASQTDLHARFGGVVPEIASRAHLRNLLPVVDEALGRANVPLRDIGCVAVHNTPGLVGALLVGVSAAKALALGLGVPLVAVNHVASHIFACRLAAGRDIFPCVGLVVSGGHTALFRCDTALSLELLGGTRDDAAGEAFDKVAAILGLGFPGGPAVEREAAGGNPKAHAFPRTFIDDGRLEFSFSGLKTAVLYACHGQDVKRATPPPPGPRRADLAASFQAAVVDVLTMKCKQALRKTGLTRLAVGGGVSANKPLRAALQAMCVKEGAELLIPPLALCTDNAAMAALAVEKWKRSEFAPPDLDAEPN